A single region of the Azospirillum brasilense genome encodes:
- a CDS encoding HlyD family secretion protein, giving the protein MMTKPSRWLLKAAAALSVLVVLYGVWLFLRPAGLPAGLASGNGRIEAVEIDIATKTAGRVEDILVDEGDFVTAGQVLARMDTEVLQAQAKQAEAQKQQAVIGVEAARHQVLQRQAERQSALSLVAQREAERDVAQKQLARSEELEARGTTSRQVLDTDRARFESANAAVSAAKAQVAAADAAIATAEAQVVNAGAAVDAAAATIERIQADIRDSTLRSPRDGRVQFRVAQPGEVLGAGGRVLNMVDLSDVYMTFFLPTEAAGRVRIGTEVRIALDAFPQYVVPAKATFVADVAQFTPKTVETASERQKLMFRIKAQIPPPLLKKYIRDVKTGLPGVAYVRIDPDTEWPANLQNLVP; this is encoded by the coding sequence ATGATGACGAAGCCAAGCCGGTGGCTGCTCAAGGCCGCAGCCGCGCTGTCCGTCCTCGTGGTCCTCTATGGGGTGTGGCTGTTTCTGCGACCCGCGGGTCTGCCCGCCGGCCTGGCCAGCGGCAACGGCCGGATCGAGGCGGTCGAGATCGACATCGCCACGAAAACCGCCGGGCGGGTCGAGGACATCCTGGTCGATGAGGGCGATTTCGTCACGGCCGGGCAGGTGCTCGCCCGCATGGACACCGAGGTGCTCCAGGCCCAGGCCAAACAGGCCGAGGCGCAGAAGCAGCAGGCGGTGATCGGCGTCGAGGCCGCCCGCCATCAGGTGCTCCAGCGCCAGGCCGAACGCCAGTCGGCGCTGTCCCTGGTGGCCCAGCGCGAGGCCGAGCGGGACGTCGCCCAGAAGCAGCTCGCCCGGTCGGAGGAGCTGGAGGCGCGCGGCACGACGTCGCGGCAGGTCCTCGACACCGACCGCGCCCGCTTCGAGAGCGCAAACGCCGCGGTCAGCGCGGCCAAGGCTCAGGTCGCCGCGGCCGACGCCGCCATCGCCACCGCCGAGGCCCAGGTCGTCAACGCCGGGGCGGCGGTCGACGCCGCCGCGGCCACCATCGAGCGCATCCAGGCCGACATCCGGGACAGCACGCTCCGCTCGCCGCGCGACGGCCGGGTGCAGTTCCGGGTGGCGCAGCCGGGCGAGGTGCTCGGTGCCGGCGGCCGGGTGCTGAACATGGTCGATCTCAGCGACGTCTACATGACCTTCTTCCTGCCGACGGAGGCCGCCGGGCGGGTGAGGATCGGCACCGAGGTGCGGATCGCCCTCGACGCCTTTCCGCAGTACGTCGTTCCCGCCAAGGCCACCTTCGTCGCCGACGTCGCCCAGTTCACCCCGAAGACGGTGGAGACGGCCAGCGAACGCCAGAAGCTGATGTTCCGGATCAAGGCGCAGATCCCGCCCCCCTTGCTCAAAAAATACATCCGCGACGTGAAGACCGGCTTGCCGGGGGTGGCCTATGTGCGGATCGATCCGGACACCGAATGGCCGGCCAACCTGCAAAACCTCGTGCCATGA
- the rbbA gene encoding ribosome-associated ATPase/putative transporter RbbA produces MSGAADRSAASPVARLRDVRLRYGSVRAIDGVGLDVPAGCVVGLIGPDGVGKSSLLSLMSGARALQEGTVEVLGGSMAEARHRRAVCPRIAYMPQGLGRNLYPTLSVVENLDFFGRLFGQGGAERQRRIADLTRSTGLAPFLDRPAGKLSGGMKQKLGLCCALIHDPDLLILDEPTTGVDPLSRRQFWELIDRIRADRPGMSVVVATAYMEEAARFDWLVAMDGGRVLATGSPRELLDRTATATLEAAFVALMPEEKRRGHRAVTIVPRTGDAGDIAIEAKGLTMRFGDFVAVDHVSFRIPRGEIFGFLGSNGCGKTTTMKMLTGLLPPSEGEARLFGQPVDAGNIATRRRVGYMSQAFSLYSELTIRQNLELHARLFQVPEDVLPGRVAAVAARFGLTDAMEALPDRLPLGQRQRLSLAVAMVHEPALLILDEPTSGVDPIARDAFWEIMIGLARRDRVTIFISTHFMNEAERCDRISLMHAGRVLVSDTPAALVAKRGAATLEEAFIGYLEEAVAERRESDAAAAPDDPRQAPPPAAAPSGERAEDRVFNPRRMLSYSRLEALELRRDPIRATLALLGSLLLMVIMGYGINMDVEDLSFAVLDRDQTTVSRDYTLNLAGSRYFIERAPIADYEDLDRRMRAGDLSLALEIPPGFGRDVARGRPVQIGAWIDGAMPTRAETVNGYVQGMHSQWLASQTSAPGLATIETRFRYNPDVESLKAIVPAVIPILLLLIPAMLAALSVVREKELGSIINLYVTPVTRLEFLLGKQLPYVGLAMLNFLLMVALAVTVFGVPLTGNILALSTGAVLYTVAATAMGLLMSSFMRSQIAAIFGTAIATLIPATQYSGMIDPVASLGGAAALIGEVYPTTHFLTMSRGVFSKALGFGDLHAAFVALLVAVPVLIGASALLLKKQET; encoded by the coding sequence ATGAGCGGTGCCGCCGACCGCTCCGCCGCATCACCCGTTGCGCGCCTGCGGGACGTCCGTCTGCGGTACGGGTCGGTCCGGGCGATCGACGGGGTCGGCCTGGACGTCCCGGCGGGGTGCGTCGTGGGGCTGATCGGCCCCGACGGCGTCGGCAAGTCCAGCCTGCTGTCGCTGATGTCGGGGGCGCGCGCCCTGCAGGAGGGGACGGTCGAGGTGCTGGGCGGCAGCATGGCCGAGGCGCGTCACCGCCGCGCCGTTTGCCCGCGCATCGCCTACATGCCGCAGGGCCTCGGCAGGAACCTCTACCCAACGCTGTCGGTCGTCGAGAATCTCGACTTCTTCGGGCGGCTGTTCGGCCAGGGCGGGGCCGAGCGCCAGAGGCGCATCGCCGACCTGACGCGGAGCACCGGCCTCGCGCCGTTCCTCGACCGGCCCGCCGGCAAGCTGTCCGGCGGCATGAAGCAGAAGCTCGGCCTGTGCTGCGCGCTCATCCATGACCCGGATCTGCTGATCCTCGACGAGCCGACCACCGGCGTGGACCCGCTGTCGCGGCGGCAGTTCTGGGAGTTGATCGACCGCATAAGGGCGGACCGCCCCGGCATGAGCGTGGTGGTGGCCACCGCCTACATGGAGGAGGCGGCCCGCTTCGACTGGCTCGTCGCCATGGACGGGGGGCGCGTGCTGGCCACCGGCAGCCCGCGGGAGCTGTTGGACCGCACCGCGACCGCGACGCTGGAGGCGGCCTTCGTCGCGCTGATGCCCGAGGAGAAGCGCCGTGGGCACAGGGCGGTGACGATCGTGCCGCGCACGGGGGACGCGGGCGACATCGCCATCGAGGCGAAGGGCCTGACCATGCGCTTCGGCGATTTCGTGGCGGTCGACCATGTCAGCTTCCGCATCCCGCGCGGCGAGATCTTCGGCTTCCTCGGCTCCAACGGCTGCGGCAAGACGACGACGATGAAGATGCTGACCGGCCTGCTCCCGCCGAGCGAGGGCGAGGCCCGGTTGTTCGGGCAGCCGGTGGACGCCGGCAACATCGCGACGCGCCGGCGCGTCGGCTACATGTCGCAGGCCTTCTCGCTCTATTCGGAACTGACCATCCGGCAGAACCTGGAGCTGCACGCCCGCCTGTTCCAGGTGCCCGAGGACGTCCTTCCCGGCCGGGTGGCGGCGGTGGCGGCGCGCTTCGGCCTTACCGACGCCATGGAGGCGCTGCCGGACCGGCTGCCGCTCGGCCAGCGCCAGCGCCTGTCCCTCGCCGTCGCGATGGTCCATGAGCCCGCCCTGCTGATCCTGGACGAGCCGACGTCGGGCGTCGACCCGATCGCGCGCGACGCCTTCTGGGAGATCATGATCGGGCTGGCGCGCCGCGACCGGGTGACGATCTTCATCTCGACGCATTTCATGAACGAGGCCGAGCGCTGCGACCGCATCTCGTTGATGCACGCCGGCCGCGTGCTGGTCAGCGACACGCCGGCGGCGCTCGTCGCGAAGCGCGGCGCCGCGACGCTGGAGGAGGCCTTCATCGGTTATCTGGAGGAGGCCGTGGCGGAGCGCCGGGAAAGCGACGCGGCGGCGGCCCCCGATGATCCCCGGCAGGCCCCGCCGCCCGCCGCCGCTCCCTCCGGCGAGCGCGCGGAAGACCGCGTCTTCAACCCGCGGCGCATGCTCAGCTACTCGCGTCTGGAGGCGCTGGAGTTGCGGCGCGATCCCATCCGGGCGACGCTCGCCCTGCTCGGCAGCCTCCTGCTGATGGTCATCATGGGCTACGGCATCAACATGGATGTCGAGGACCTGTCCTTCGCCGTCCTGGACCGGGACCAGACGACGGTGAGCCGCGACTACACGCTCAACCTCGCCGGCTCCCGCTATTTCATCGAACGGGCGCCGATCGCCGACTACGAGGATCTCGACCGGCGCATGCGGGCGGGCGACCTTTCCCTGGCGCTGGAAATCCCGCCGGGCTTCGGGCGTGACGTTGCCCGCGGGCGTCCGGTCCAGATCGGGGCGTGGATCGACGGTGCCATGCCGACGCGCGCCGAGACGGTCAACGGCTACGTTCAGGGCATGCACAGCCAGTGGCTGGCCTCCCAAACCAGCGCGCCCGGCCTCGCCACCATCGAGACCCGCTTCCGCTACAATCCGGACGTCGAGAGCCTGAAGGCCATCGTGCCGGCGGTCATCCCGATCCTGCTGCTGCTGATCCCGGCGATGCTGGCCGCGCTCAGCGTCGTGCGCGAGAAGGAACTCGGCTCGATCATCAACCTCTACGTCACGCCGGTCACCAGGCTTGAGTTCCTGCTCGGCAAGCAACTGCCCTATGTCGGGCTGGCCATGCTCAACTTCCTTCTCATGGTGGCGCTGGCGGTCACCGTCTTCGGCGTGCCGCTGACCGGGAACATCCTGGCCCTGTCCACCGGCGCCGTGCTCTACACCGTCGCGGCGACGGCCATGGGGTTGCTGATGTCCAGCTTCATGCGCAGCCAGATCGCCGCCATCTTCGGCACCGCCATCGCGACGCTGATCCCGGCGACGCAGTATTCCGGCATGATTGATCCCGTTGCCTCCCTGGGGGGTGCCGCGGCGCTCATCGGGGAGGTCTACCCGACCACCCATTTCCTGACCATGTCCCGGGGCGTCTTCTCGAAGGCCCTGGGTTTCGGGGATTTGCACGCCGCCTTCGTCGCGCTTCTGGTCGCCGTGCCGGTCCTGATCGGGGCGAGCGCGCTGCTGCTGAAGAAGCAGGAGACCTGA
- a CDS encoding ABC transporter permease, translating to MQASNVLNLGVKELRSLARDPMLLVLIVYSFTLAIYTAATAIPETLNKAAIAIVDEDRSPLSARITGAFYPPYFLPPVLITPAEMDARMDAGLDTFALDIPPNFQRDVLAGRRPAIQLNVDATRMTQAFSGSGYIQQIVSGEVTAFMQRYRGEQALPVDLALRVRFNPTMNKGWFGSVIEVINQVTMLSIILTGAALIREREHGTIEHLLVMPVTPAEIMVGKIWSMALVVLVACAVSLVFVVQGLLAVPIGGSVALFLAGAALHLFATTSMGIFLGTVARSMPQFGMLMILVMVPLQMLSGGMTPRESMPALVQDVMLAAPTTHFVALAQAILYRGAGLDVVWPQFLALIGIGAALFSLSLARFRKAISRMS from the coding sequence ATGCAGGCGTCCAACGTCCTGAACCTCGGCGTCAAGGAGCTGCGCAGCCTCGCCCGCGATCCGATGCTTCTGGTTCTCATCGTCTATTCCTTCACGCTGGCGATCTACACGGCGGCGACCGCCATTCCGGAGACGCTCAACAAGGCGGCGATCGCCATCGTCGACGAGGACCGCTCGCCGCTGTCCGCCCGCATCACCGGCGCCTTCTATCCGCCCTATTTCCTCCCGCCGGTCCTGATCACCCCCGCCGAGATGGACGCCCGCATGGACGCCGGGCTCGACACCTTCGCGCTCGACATTCCGCCCAACTTTCAGCGCGACGTCCTCGCCGGGCGCCGGCCGGCGATCCAGCTCAACGTCGACGCGACCCGGATGACCCAGGCCTTTTCCGGGAGCGGCTACATCCAGCAGATCGTCAGCGGGGAGGTCACCGCCTTCATGCAGCGCTACCGGGGTGAACAGGCCCTGCCGGTCGACCTCGCCCTGCGGGTCCGCTTCAATCCAACAATGAACAAGGGCTGGTTCGGTTCGGTGATCGAGGTCATCAACCAAGTGACGATGCTGTCGATCATCCTGACCGGCGCCGCCCTGATCCGGGAGCGCGAGCACGGCACCATTGAGCATCTGCTGGTGATGCCGGTCACGCCCGCCGAGATCATGGTCGGCAAGATCTGGTCGATGGCGCTGGTCGTGCTCGTCGCCTGCGCCGTCTCGCTGGTCTTCGTCGTCCAGGGGCTGCTGGCGGTTCCCATCGGCGGATCGGTCGCCCTGTTCCTGGCCGGTGCCGCCCTGCACCTGTTCGCCACCACCTCGATGGGAATTTTCCTCGGGACGGTGGCGCGCAGCATGCCGCAGTTCGGCATGCTGATGATCCTGGTGATGGTGCCGCTGCAGATGCTGTCGGGGGGCATGACGCCGCGGGAGAGCATGCCCGCCCTCGTCCAGGACGTGATGCTCGCCGCGCCGACGACGCACTTCGTCGCGCTGGCCCAGGCCATCCTGTACCGCGGCGCCGGCCTCGACGTGGTCTGGCCGCAATTCCTCGCGCTGATCGGGATCGGCGCGGCCTTGTTCAGCCTGTCGCTGGCGCGCTTCCGCAAGGCCATCAGCCGGATGTCGTGA
- a CDS encoding TonB-dependent hemoglobin/transferrin/lactoferrin family receptor, with the protein MIEPPVSHRPPLRPSRSRLRAALWLSASALTLLAPTAQAQQQTQQAAGQTATQTAQATTAPPPTILDAVTVYGERGMRSVGENTGTVSVIPDYELEKRGVHRLQDLPRYEPGVTVSNSPSRAGAGGFTIRGISNNRILMQVDGTRLPESPASAAPSAGYNRDVVDLDSVKQVEIVRGPASALYGSDALGGVVTYVTKDPADYLRPGRDSFVSLKTTYDSVDSSLSETGTGVLRSGDFSLLGIYTRRDGEEYKSKDKAYRNPQDYEGNNGLAKLVWDHGPDKVTLTGEYFHRSTDTTLRNDVGGSASYIFSMVPMRMTRGAFTGSTADDTATRWRVSLEHSHDAPIGFIDHIDWRLYGTQFDREEKRTRNARVATSTSPLFTAGTGLRESTSNESKQTIVGAAVNLRSDTQLFGLRNSISYGFGVDSIRTERMRDVTLTNLATGATAKSYNGDTYPSRTFPNTDTLMASAYVQDEITIDRLRLVPALRLDYYRMDPDKDAAYFAARPSTQPEKLDKLALSPKFGATYDLTKEYALFGQYAHGFRAPPYDDANLGFSNPTYGYEVLPNADLKPESSDGVEAGLRGKFSDGSSFQVSSFYNRYSDFILQKAVGTGAGGILRYQAQNVSKVEIFGAEGKGEWRFRPGWALFGAAAFARGFDIDAGTAIDEVAPFTVNAGLSYTAADDFWGAQVAATHVMAKKADDVSNPTSLKAPAYTTVDLAAYVNPTENISLGTSVNNLFNQGYYNYVNVVGVSETSADRRRYLEAGRSFLVHATLKW; encoded by the coding sequence ATGATCGAGCCACCCGTGTCCCACCGCCCTCCCCTCCGGCCGTCCCGCTCCCGCCTGCGCGCGGCGCTGTGGCTGTCGGCTTCCGCCCTGACGCTGTTGGCCCCCACCGCCCAAGCGCAGCAGCAGACTCAGCAGGCTGCTGGTCAGACCGCCACCCAGACCGCGCAGGCGACCACCGCGCCGCCCCCGACCATCCTCGACGCGGTGACGGTCTATGGCGAGCGCGGGATGCGCAGCGTGGGCGAGAACACGGGCACGGTGTCGGTCATCCCCGACTACGAGCTTGAGAAGCGCGGCGTCCATCGCCTCCAGGACCTGCCGCGCTACGAGCCCGGCGTGACGGTCAGCAACTCCCCGTCCCGCGCCGGGGCCGGCGGCTTCACCATCCGCGGCATCAGCAACAACCGCATCCTGATGCAGGTCGACGGCACGCGGCTTCCGGAATCACCGGCCTCCGCCGCCCCCTCCGCCGGCTACAACCGCGACGTGGTCGATCTGGACTCGGTCAAGCAGGTGGAGATCGTGCGCGGCCCGGCCTCGGCGCTCTACGGCTCGGACGCGCTGGGCGGCGTGGTGACCTATGTGACCAAGGACCCGGCCGACTATCTGCGGCCCGGCCGCGACAGCTTCGTCTCGCTGAAGACGACCTACGACAGCGTCGATTCCAGCCTGTCGGAAACCGGCACGGGGGTGCTGCGCTCCGGCGACTTCTCCCTGCTCGGCATCTACACGCGCCGCGACGGGGAGGAGTACAAGTCCAAGGACAAGGCCTACCGCAACCCGCAGGACTATGAGGGCAACAACGGCCTCGCCAAGCTGGTCTGGGACCACGGGCCGGACAAGGTGACGCTGACCGGCGAGTATTTCCACCGCAGCACCGACACGACGCTGCGCAACGACGTCGGCGGCAGCGCCAGCTACATCTTCTCCATGGTGCCGATGCGGATGACGCGCGGCGCCTTCACCGGCTCCACCGCCGACGACACGGCGACCCGCTGGCGCGTCAGCCTGGAGCATTCGCACGACGCGCCCATCGGCTTCATCGACCACATCGACTGGCGGCTCTACGGCACCCAGTTCGACCGCGAGGAGAAGCGCACCCGCAACGCCCGCGTCGCCACCTCCACCAGCCCGCTGTTCACCGCCGGCACCGGCCTGCGGGAATCCACCAGCAACGAATCCAAGCAGACGATCGTCGGCGCCGCCGTCAACCTGCGCTCCGACACCCAACTGTTCGGGCTGCGCAACAGCATCTCCTACGGCTTCGGCGTCGATTCCATCCGCACCGAGCGGATGCGCGACGTGACGCTGACCAACCTCGCGACCGGGGCCACCGCGAAGAGCTACAACGGCGACACCTACCCCAGCCGCACCTTCCCCAACACCGACACGCTCATGGCCTCGGCCTATGTGCAGGATGAGATCACCATCGACCGGCTGCGGCTGGTGCCGGCGCTGCGGCTCGACTATTACCGGATGGACCCGGACAAGGACGCCGCCTATTTCGCCGCCCGGCCGTCCACCCAGCCGGAAAAGCTGGACAAGCTGGCCCTGTCGCCGAAGTTCGGCGCGACCTACGACCTTACCAAGGAATACGCGCTGTTCGGCCAGTACGCGCACGGCTTCCGCGCGCCGCCCTACGACGACGCCAACCTCGGCTTCTCCAACCCGACCTACGGCTACGAGGTGCTGCCCAACGCCGACCTGAAGCCGGAGAGCAGCGACGGCGTCGAGGCCGGCCTGCGCGGCAAGTTCAGCGACGGGTCGAGCTTCCAGGTCTCCAGCTTCTACAACCGCTACAGCGACTTCATCCTGCAGAAGGCGGTCGGCACCGGCGCCGGCGGCATCCTGCGCTATCAGGCGCAGAACGTCTCGAAGGTCGAAATCTTCGGCGCCGAGGGCAAGGGCGAGTGGCGGTTCCGGCCGGGCTGGGCGCTGTTCGGCGCGGCGGCCTTCGCCCGCGGCTTCGACATCGACGCCGGCACCGCCATCGACGAGGTGGCGCCCTTCACCGTCAACGCCGGCCTGTCCTACACCGCGGCCGACGATTTCTGGGGCGCACAGGTCGCCGCCACCCATGTGATGGCGAAGAAGGCGGACGACGTGAGCAACCCGACCTCCCTGAAGGCCCCGGCCTACACCACGGTGGATCTGGCCGCCTACGTCAACCCGACGGAAAACATCAGCCTCGGCACCTCGGTCAACAACCTGTTCAACCAGGGCTATTACAACTACGTCAACGTCGTCGGCGTCAGCGAGACCTCGGCCGACCGCCGCCGCTATCTGGAAGCCGGCCGTTCCTTCCTGGTGCACGCCACGCTGAAATGGTGA
- the hutX gene encoding heme utilization cystosolic carrier protein HutX: protein MPHSSSTAPSPDTLAALRDRLAAAPNGVLEAVAAETGVSLLAVTECLPDGFRAFAPGETAEAAMLDMAEWGTVTVLVHSADLVLECKGPLPRGQFGRGFYNLAGGSPIGGHIRLDRCRTVGFVRRPFMGSADSASVVFFNGDGEAMFKVFAGRDAARQLLPDQVERFEALKARLCGAERRTD from the coding sequence ATGCCGCACAGCAGTTCCACCGCCCCATCCCCCGACACGCTGGCCGCCCTGCGCGACCGCCTCGCCGCCGCGCCGAACGGCGTGCTGGAGGCGGTCGCGGCCGAGACGGGCGTCAGCCTGCTCGCCGTCACCGAATGCCTGCCGGACGGCTTCCGTGCCTTCGCACCGGGGGAAACGGCCGAGGCGGCGATGCTGGACATGGCGGAGTGGGGCACGGTCACCGTGCTGGTGCACAGCGCCGACCTCGTCCTGGAATGCAAGGGGCCGCTGCCGCGCGGGCAGTTCGGGCGCGGCTTCTACAACCTCGCCGGCGGCAGCCCGATCGGCGGCCACATCCGGCTGGATCGCTGCCGCACCGTCGGCTTCGTCCGCCGGCCCTTCATGGGCAGCGCCGACAGCGCCTCCGTCGTCTTCTTCAACGGCGACGGGGAAGCGATGTTCAAGGTCTTCGCCGGCCGCGACGCCGCGCGCCAGCTTCTGCCCGATCAGGTGGAGCGGTTCGAGGCGCTGAAGGCCCGCCTGTGCGGAGCGGAGCGCCGCACCGACTGA
- a CDS encoding sensor histidine kinase, producing the protein MSWAKPRDVGPSWVQRVRRHLDTRSFRQAMAIGAVFLVVAGAAVLWSRDLLVELVNEHVGDLLERDQETQRLHGGFGDAAALVAELRRRERFAPEGTRRRMVIDRDGRVLYGDEAMARRLLAVVACGGPAPCETGRIDQRGDGWKVRGMVVRLGDGGRYINAYDLQPMLDQLRAVPLAAGCGVLVFLLTSVAFGIRFSAGTLRRVSAITMALTSYAAGDRDRRVAITGPDDEFARLGREINRTLDRVTRLVEEVSSVSSSIAHEMRTPLTHLHNRLVTIAENCPDDALRRELEEGIEETRRIQHLFRAIMRLGEIETGRCTLAVEPLDAKALLDEVAESYLPLAEGSGTVITVAVERDLDLRGDRTLLFQTIANLVDNALKYAPGEALHLSAGRRDGWNEIVVADRGRGLAPGQRALAVQRFCRLDPSDRVPGHGLGLAIVDAIARLHGGALRLEDNGPGLRAVVRLERRGRPVTAPAVPGAITGLLH; encoded by the coding sequence ATGTCCTGGGCTAAGCCGCGCGACGTTGGCCCATCCTGGGTCCAGAGAGTCCGCCGCCATCTCGACACGCGCAGCTTCCGCCAGGCCATGGCCATCGGCGCGGTCTTCCTGGTGGTGGCCGGCGCCGCCGTGCTGTGGAGCCGCGATCTGCTGGTGGAGTTGGTCAACGAGCATGTTGGCGACCTGCTGGAGCGCGACCAGGAAACGCAACGCCTGCACGGCGGCTTCGGCGACGCCGCCGCTCTGGTCGCCGAACTGCGCCGCCGCGAGCGCTTCGCGCCGGAAGGCACACGGCGGCGCATGGTGATCGACCGCGACGGGCGCGTGCTCTACGGCGACGAGGCGATGGCCAGGCGCCTGCTCGCCGTCGTCGCCTGCGGCGGTCCGGCCCCCTGCGAGACCGGCCGCATCGACCAGCGCGGCGACGGTTGGAAGGTCCGCGGGATGGTGGTGCGGCTGGGCGACGGCGGGCGCTACATCAACGCCTACGACCTCCAACCCATGCTCGACCAGCTCCGCGCCGTGCCGCTGGCGGCGGGCTGCGGCGTGCTGGTGTTCCTGCTGACCAGCGTCGCCTTCGGCATCCGTTTCAGCGCGGGCACGCTGCGCCGGGTGTCAGCCATCACCATGGCGCTGACCTCCTACGCGGCGGGCGACCGCGACCGCCGCGTCGCCATCACCGGCCCGGACGACGAGTTCGCGCGGCTCGGCCGCGAGATCAACCGCACGCTCGACCGCGTGACCCGGCTGGTCGAGGAGGTCTCCAGCGTGTCGAGCAGCATCGCGCACGAGATGCGCACGCCGTTGACCCACCTGCACAACCGGCTGGTCACCATCGCCGAGAACTGCCCCGACGACGCCCTGCGCCGCGAGTTGGAGGAGGGGATCGAGGAGACGCGGCGCATCCAGCACCTGTTCCGCGCCATCATGCGGCTGGGCGAAATCGAGACCGGGCGCTGCACCCTGGCGGTGGAGCCGCTCGACGCGAAGGCGCTGCTGGACGAGGTGGCCGAATCCTACCTGCCGCTGGCCGAGGGCTCCGGCACCGTCATCACCGTCGCCGTGGAGCGCGACCTCGATCTGCGCGGCGACCGCACGCTGCTGTTCCAGACCATCGCCAATCTGGTGGACAACGCCCTGAAATACGCGCCGGGCGAGGCGCTGCACCTGTCGGCCGGGCGGCGCGACGGCTGGAACGAGATCGTGGTGGCCGACCGCGGCCGGGGCTTGGCGCCCGGCCAGCGCGCGCTCGCCGTGCAGCGCTTCTGCCGGCTCGACCCGTCGGACCGCGTGCCCGGCCATGGGCTCGGCCTCGCCATCGTGGACGCCATCGCCCGGCTGCACGGCGGCGCCCTGCGGCTGGAGGACAACGGGCCGGGCCTGCGCGCGGTGGTCCGGCTGGAACGCCGGGGCCGCCCGGTGACTGCCCCCGCCGTTCCCGGCGCCATCACCGGCCTTCTCCATTAA
- a CDS encoding response regulator transcription factor — translation MRVLIVEDDAAVSYWIGAKLGGSGHSCRFAGDGEDALRLLREEAFDVVVLDRMLPKLDGMEVLRRLQGTRHPPVLVLSALDETTERVAGLRAGADDYLGKPFDFAELLVRLEHLATRRAALAGAGDVLEVADLVMDVTRRQVTRRGVPIELTDKEFKLLHILMSNPGRTVTRSMLLEKAWGYGFNPPTNLVEVHVFKLRAKIDKDFDPPLLKTVRAIGYVLG, via the coding sequence GTGCGTGTTCTGATCGTTGAGGACGACGCGGCGGTCAGCTACTGGATCGGGGCCAAGCTCGGCGGCTCCGGCCATTCCTGCCGCTTCGCCGGCGACGGCGAGGACGCGCTGCGCCTGCTGCGCGAGGAGGCGTTCGACGTGGTGGTGCTGGACCGCATGCTGCCCAAGCTGGACGGCATGGAGGTGCTGAGGCGCCTGCAGGGCACCCGCCACCCGCCGGTTTTGGTCCTGTCCGCCCTGGACGAGACGACGGAACGGGTGGCCGGGCTGCGCGCCGGGGCCGACGATTATCTGGGCAAGCCCTTCGACTTCGCCGAGCTGCTGGTCCGGCTGGAGCATCTGGCGACCCGCCGCGCCGCCCTGGCCGGTGCCGGCGACGTTCTGGAGGTCGCCGATCTGGTGATGGACGTCACCCGCCGGCAGGTGACCCGGCGCGGCGTGCCCATCGAACTGACCGACAAGGAGTTCAAGCTCCTGCACATCCTGATGAGCAACCCCGGCCGCACCGTGACCCGCAGCATGCTGCTGGAGAAGGCCTGGGGCTATGGCTTCAACCCGCCGACCAATCTGGTGGAGGTCCATGTCTTCAAGCTGCGGGCGAAGATCGACAAGGATTTCGACCCGCCGCTTCTGAAGACCGTGCGGGCCATCGGCTATGTCCTGGGCTAA
- a CDS encoding ATP-binding cassette domain-containing protein, which produces MLEAIDAGLTIGRARLLDGVTAAVRPGRMLAILGPNGAGKSTLLSLLSGERRPTAGRALLDGVEMAAIPAPRLAVRRALVAQHQQVAFAFSVEEVMELATEPWLIRPGDRRALIADCLIRAGAGGLAGRLMPQLSGGERQRVAFARALAQLAAGRHGRDVAGPSYLLLDEPTASLDPAHQHHLLRAARDWVERTGGGCAVILHDLTLAARYADDGLLLAGGRVAWAGSMAGLPVPVLERVFGTAFVRLDLPEAEGVVYAATGRAAASGKIDCE; this is translated from the coding sequence ATGCTGGAAGCGATCGACGCCGGCCTGACCATCGGCCGCGCCCGCCTGCTCGACGGCGTCACCGCCGCGGTGCGGCCGGGCCGGATGCTGGCCATCCTGGGACCCAACGGGGCCGGCAAATCCACCCTGCTCTCCCTCCTCTCCGGGGAGCGGCGGCCGACCGCCGGGCGCGCCCTGCTCGACGGGGTGGAAATGGCGGCCATCCCGGCGCCGCGGCTGGCCGTCCGCCGCGCCCTGGTGGCGCAACACCAGCAAGTCGCCTTCGCCTTCTCGGTGGAGGAGGTGATGGAGCTGGCGACCGAGCCCTGGCTGATCCGCCCCGGCGACCGGCGCGCCCTGATCGCCGACTGCCTGATCCGGGCCGGGGCCGGAGGGCTGGCTGGCCGGCTGATGCCCCAGCTCTCCGGCGGCGAGCGCCAGCGCGTCGCCTTCGCCCGCGCGCTCGCCCAGCTGGCCGCGGGACGGCACGGGCGCGACGTGGCGGGGCCGTCCTATCTGCTGCTGGACGAGCCGACGGCGAGCCTCGACCCCGCCCACCAGCACCATCTGCTGCGGGCGGCGCGCGACTGGGTGGAGCGGACCGGCGGCGGCTGCGCGGTGATCCTGCACGACCTGACGCTGGCGGCGCGCTACGCCGACGACGGGCTGCTGCTGGCCGGCGGGCGCGTCGCCTGGGCCGGGTCCATGGCCGGCCTGCCGGTTCCGGTGCTGGAGCGCGTCTTCGGCACGGCCTTCGTCCGCCTCGACCTGCCGGAGGCGGAGGGCGTGGTCTACGCCGCCACCGGACGCGCCGCGGCGTCTGGAAAAATCGATTGCGAATGA